The Amphiura filiformis chromosome 12, Afil_fr2py, whole genome shotgun sequence genome includes a region encoding these proteins:
- the LOC140167048 gene encoding fibroblast growth factor receptor 4-like, whose product MDSTTRGFWIRLAVAVLQLSAIRALYHDVSITVGDKTTLVCDISPRVSSNKPGDPRDVYWMHGQDEQGEVIFNNVTKFTPHEKYSNFKVATDSKSYWNLTVENADVCDDGVYRCYFDEKTIESYRLTVNAPPQYVHISSEHYNGSKYLTIAENELLNISCQVANTKPATELQWISSITLLTSTVKIFPRNEKSGESCSTFSTRITASCPVSRYHQQQQITCQIPGTMINDSVILRVFYAPSPVSNMSFNVPGEDNINDTIRLYCACAANPAPDMQWFKTSSLNPMEYGTRIWFTTEPNYDDQDVMASYLVIHNISTTDAGGYKCVCSNKLGNTTLTYHISIDLFTSEILSTDPYSKDDYTLPTTTPFVSQQQEMDAETFLPPLATMVTNCPSNATQITYNVNGRKLSRRILFVAVICVSFSIFTVLCVAWKFHSKKRSNENESIYEQETANVTSETQFGAGPFSYMTFIPSSNAGSSSGDSDTIKNKNRLSQQIYHNVSRNMDFPSEGIQYISHLGQGAYGQVFLGEATGIIDEGVTTLVAVKTVKENSCNPEVMDNLRREINIMRDMKPHPNVVTLLGFSTDVQTGPLLIMEYASRGNLKDYLMDTRCRDDTCYSNMPCHTRIPTWTKLLQFSHQIASGMAYISSHEYIHRDLAARNILLTEDFVCKVSDFGLARDVMNIKTYQRTNQAHLPIRWMAPESLLDDIYTTKSDVWSFAVLLWEIVTLGSSPYPGCSPKEVIRKVQHGCKMPKPKGCKSEVYEIMTNCWQKDPRKRPSFDILCIQIDGILADQSGYLLLEPTKEDIIAEWECMEMQVFCQTSSSLVV is encoded by the exons GAGCTTTATACCATGACGTGTCTATTACAGTTGGGGACAAGACAACGTTGGTTTGTGATATTAGCCCTCGGGTTAGTAGCAATAAACCAGGTGATCCGAGAGATGTGTATTGGATGCACGGGCAAGATGAACAAGGTGAAGTTATCTTCAACAACGTTACAAAATTCACACCACATGAGAAATATAGTAATTTTAAAGTTGCTACTGATTCCAAGAGCTACTGGAATCTGACTGTTGAGAACGCTGATGTGTGTGATGATGGTGTCTATAGATGTTACTTTGATGAAAAAACAATTGAGAGTTACCGGCTAACCGTGAACG CACCACCACAATATGTTCATATCTCTTCTGAACATTACAATGGATCCAAGTATCTGACCATAGCAGAAAACGAACTGCTGAACATTTCATGTCAAGTCGCCAACACCAAACCAGCAACAGAACTGCAATGGATTTCATCAATTACTTTACTCACGTCGACAGTCAAGATATTTCCCCGCAACGAAAAGAGCGGAGAATCGTGCTCTACATTCTCTACAAGAATAACTGCTTCGTGTCCAGTATCAAGATATCACCAACAGCAGCAAATCACTTGTCAAATTCCTGGAACGATGATAAATGATTCAGTGATACTTCGAGTATTTT ATGCACCATCACCGGTTTCCAATATGTCCTTCAACGTGCCTGGAGAAGACAACATCAATGATACTATACGACTATATTGCGCATGTGCAGCCAATCCAGCACCAGACATGCAGTGGTTTAAGACAAGCAGCTTAAACCCGATGGAATACGGTACTAGAATATGGTTTACCACTGAACCAAACTATGATGATCAAGACGTTATGGCGTCATATTTGGTGATACATAACATCAGTACGACTGATGCAGGCGGCTACAAATGTGTGTGTTCTAATAAACTAGGAAATACGACACTTACGTATCATATATCAATCGATCTATTTACAAGTGAAATATTGTCAACGGATCCATATAGCAAAG ATGATTATACCCTTCCCACTACTACACCATTCGTCTCCCAGCAACAAGAAATGGATGCAGAAACATTTCTCCCACCACTGGCAACCATGGTAACGAATTGCCCCAGCAATGCAACACAGATCACCTACAATGTTAATGGGCGCAAGCTGTCTCGCCGCATCTTATTCGTAGCCGTGATCTGTGTTAGTTTTTCAATATTCACCGTACTCTGTGTTGCTTGGAAATTCCATTCAAAGAAGAGATCGAACGAAAATGAAAGTAT TTATGAGCAAGAGACGGCCAATGTGACTTCGGAGACCCAATTTGGGGCCGGACCTTTCAGCTACATGACTTTTATTCCTTCTAGCAACGCTGGATCCTCTTCAG gtGATTCGGATACGATAAAAAACAAGAATCGGCTGAGCCAGCAAATATACCACAATGTCTCCAGAAACATGGATTTTCCTAGCGAAGGAATACAGTACATTAGTCATCTCGGGCAAGGAGCATACGGTCAAGTTTTTCTAGGCGAGGCGACAGGAATTATTGATGAAGGGGTGACAACGCTAGTAGCAGTTAAAACAGTCAAAG AAAATTCGTGCAATCCTGAAGTAATGGATAACTTGAGGCGAGAAATCAATATCATGCGGGACATGAAGCCTCATCCCAATGTCGTAACTTTGCTGGGATTCAGTACCGATGTACAAACAG GTCCGTTGTTGATAATGGAGTATGCTTCTCGTGGTAATTTGAAGGATTATTTAATGGACACACGATGTCGTGACGACACATGCTATTCCAACATGCCATGCCATACTCGCATACCCACGTGGACAAAGTTACTTCAATTCTCTCATCAAATAGCGAGTGGAATGGCGTACATTTCATCACACGAG TACATCCACAGAGATCTGGCAGCTCGGAATATTTTGTTGACGGAGGATTTCGTTTGTAAAGTATCTGATTTTGGATTGGCCCGTGATGTTATGAATATCAAAACGTATCAGAGAACCAACCAG GCTCACCTTCCCATACGATGGATGGCACCTGAGTCTCTTTTGGATGATATCTACACAACTAAGAGTGACGTCTGGTCTTTTGCTGTCCTTCTTTGGGAGATAGTAACACTTG GTTCTAGTCCCTATCCAGGCTGTAGCCCAAAGGAAGTGATACGAAAAGTACAACATGGCTGCAAAATGCCCAAGCCAAAAGGCTGCAAATCGGAGGT GTATGAAATCATGACCAATTGCTGGCAGAAAGACCCAAGAAAGCGGCCATCTTTTGACATTCTGTGCATCCAGATTGATGGAATCTTGGCTGATCAAAGT GGGTATTTGCTGTTAGAGCCGACAAAAGAAGACATAATAGCAGAGTGGGAATGCATGGAGATGCAGGTATTTTGTCAAACTTCAAGTTCCCTGGTGGTCTAA